From Rhododendron vialii isolate Sample 1 chromosome 10a, ASM3025357v1, the proteins below share one genomic window:
- the LOC131303338 gene encoding phosphoenolpyruvate carboxykinase (ATP) 1-like, giving the protein MAANGEIKVGSAAGRNGLPKIQTARPNGICQDDSGPTVKAQTIDELHSLQKKKSAPNTPIKGAQAAFATMCEEDRQKQQLQSISASLASLTRETGPKVVKGDPARKSETPRQVSHVSHHHYFTPTIDVSDSALKFTHVLYNLSPAELYEQAIKNEHGSFITSGGALATLSGAKTGRSPKDKRVVRDETTEDDLWWGKGSPNIEMDEHTFMVNRERAVDYLNSLDKVFVNDQFLNWDPNNQIKVRIVSARAYHSLFMHNMCIRPTPEELENFGTPDFTIYNAGQFPCNRYTHYMTSSTSVDLNLGRREMVILGTQYAGEMKKGLFSVMHYLMPKRQILSLHSGCNMGRDGDVALFFGLSGTGKTTLSTDHNRFLIGDDEHCWGEDGVSNIEGGCYAKCIDLSKEKEPDIWNAIKFGTVLENVVFDEHTREVDYTEKTVTENTRAAYPIEYIPNAKIPCVGPHPKNVILLACDAFGVLPPVSKLNLAQTMYHFISGYTALVAGTEDGIKEPQATFSACFGAAFIMLHPTKYAAMLAAKMQKHGATGWLVNTGWSGGSYGSGSRIKLAYTRKIIDAIHSGSLLNANYRKTEVFGLEIPIEVEGVPSEILDPVNTWSNKKAYKETLLKLAGLFKNNFEVFVNHKIGKDDKLTEEILGAGPVF; this is encoded by the exons ATGGCAGCGAACGGAGAAATCAAGGTTGGCTCGGCGGCGGGACGGAACGGGCTGCCGAAGATCCAGACGGCGCGGCCGAACGGAATATGTCAGGACGACAGCGGGCCGACGGTGAAGGCCCAGACCATCGACGAGCTTCACTCGCTTCAGAAGAAGAAGTCGGCCCCCAACACTCCTATCAAAGGGGCCCAAGCCGCTTTTGCCACCATGTGTGAAGAAGACCGTCAGAAACAGCAGCTCCAATCCATCAG TGCCTCATTGGCATCTCTGACTCGGGAAACCGGGCCCAAGGTGGTGAAAGGAGACCCGGCAAGGAAGTCCGAAACACCAAGGCAGGTCTCACACGTGTCGCACCACCACTATTTCACTCCTACTATTGACGTCAGTGACAGCGCCCTCAAGTTCACCCACGTCCTCTACAATCTCTCACCCGCAG AGCTATACGAGCAGGCAATAAAGAACGAGCATGGATCGTTCATTACGTCAGGCGGGGCATTGGCTACACTTTCTGGAGCAAAGACTGGGAGGTCCCCAAAGGACAAACGCGTCGTCAGAGACGAGACTACCGAGGATGACCTTTGGTGGGGAAA GGGTTCACCAAACATTGAAATGGACGAGCACACTTTCATGGTGAATAGAGAAAGGGCTGTCGATTACTTGAACTCTCTGGACAAG GTATTCGTGAACGATCAATTCCTGAACTGGGAccccaacaaccaaatcaaagtcCGAATTGTCTCAGCCAGAGCTTACCATTCCTTGTTCATGCACAACAT GTGTATCCGACCTACACCTGAAGAGCTGGAGAATTTCGGTACTCCGGACTTCACCATATACAATGCTGGGCAATTCCCGTGTAATCGTTACACCCACTACATGACATCATCTACTAGTGTAGATTTAAACCTTGGTAGGAGGGAAATGGTGATCCTCGGCACTCAGTACGCCGGGGAGATGAAGAAAGGTCTATTCAGTGTAATGCACTATCTCATGCCTAAGCGCCAAATCCTCTCTCTACACTCCGGCTGCAATATGGGCAGAGATGGAGATGTCGCCCTCTTCTTTGGACTCTCAG GTACCGGAAAGACGACTCTTTCTACTGATCACAATAGGTTTTTAATTGGAGACGATGAACACTGTTGGGGAGAGGATGGTGTGTCGAATATAGAAGGAGGTTGCTATGCCAAGTGCATTGATCTCTCAAAAGAGAAGGAGCCTGATATCTGGAACGCAATCAAGTTTGGAACTG TCTTGGAAAATGTGGTGTTCGATGAGCATACCCGAGAAGTGGATTATACAGAAAAAACAGTAACAG AGAACACTCGTGCAGCCTATCCCATTGAGTACATTCCCAATGCAAAGATACCTTGCGTTGGTCCACACCCAAAGAATGTCATACTTCTAGCATGTGATGCGTTTGGTGTGCTTCCTCCAGTGAGCAAGCTGAACCTAGCACAGACCATGTATCATTTTATAAGCGGCTACACTGCTCTG GTTGCTGGCACTGAAGACGGCATAAAGGAGCCGCAGGCAACATTCTCAGCCTGCTTTGGTGCAGCATTTATCATGTTGCATCCAACCAAGTATGCTGCCATGCTGGCTGCAAAGATGCAGAAACATGGTGCCACCGGGTGGCTTGTCAACACCGGTTGGTCAGGTGGAAG CTATGGATCTGGGAGTCGTATCAAGTTAGCATATACCAGGAAAATCATCGACGCCATACATTCTGGAAGCCTTCTCAATGCAAATTATAGAAAGACGGAGGTGTTTGGACTTGAGATCCCAATTGAGGTTGAGGGCGTGCCTTCAGAAATCCTGGATCCAGTGAACACG TGGTCGAATAAGAAGGCTTACAAGGAAACACTGCTGAAGCTGGCTGGCCTGTTCAAGAACAACTTTGAGGTGTTTGTGAACCACAAGATTGGCAAGGATGACAAGCTGACTGAGGAAATCCTAGGAGCCGGACCTGTTTTCTGA